The proteins below are encoded in one region of Silene latifolia isolate original U9 population chromosome 2, ASM4854445v1, whole genome shotgun sequence:
- the LOC141640842 gene encoding uncharacterized protein LOC141640842 produces MSVEVGGGIKANGLAIMTDVAYLLSDVAAFALSLFSLWAAGWEATLQQSYGFLRVEILSALVRHLSAQKGEHVLLHKTADACLVKENVKIIPIWVKLQGLDIKYWGMDSLRKIGIGVGKVIKCDDNTSVNVEYEWLPISCGKCNGIGHSQEQCKVDLRKDIPRKVWKLVAQKPVAKKPVMPQPMVVPAVQHPVARPPVGGKDKGKTAVRVPVMSPVFTPVMPQVKKATFPTPARILSRFARNGPDEPSTSKGPSFTFMDALNSAIQMSMRKSDGKGTNNVGLFGLLETRVKCSNWNKVHNNICKEWSIFTNNSCHRGGRIWLLWNPNLFTVNVIETTPQTIFAEVMDNVSGGKFNATLVYGFNKLVERGALWAALLRYAQRGPKPWIVLGDLNNETSHSCGLQTVKTIGAFFSWNNKQEVGSRVFSRIDRVMGNVDWCLEYDDCLANFLLEELYDHSPCIISLKEQMRKKPRPFKYFNMWSLDEQFKEVVA; encoded by the exons ATGTCAGTAGAAGTTGGTGGTGGAATTAAGGCCAACGGTCTTGCAATTATGACTGATGTCGCTTATTTGCTGTCAGACGTTGCTGCTTTTGCTCTCTCTTTATTTTCCTTGTGGGCCGCAGGCTGGGAAGCTACTCTTCAACAATCTTATGGGTTTCTCCGCGTTGAGATATTGAGTGCCCTCGTTCGTCATCTTTCAGCTCAAAAGGGAGAGCATGTGCTGTTGCACAAGAC GGCGGATGCTTGTTTGGTTAAGGAGAATGTGAAGATTATTCCTATCTGGGTCAAACTCCAGGGTTTGGATATTAAATACTGGGGTATGGACAGTCTGAGGaagattggaattggtgtgggtAAAGTGATCAAATGTGATGACAACACT AGTGTTAATGTTGAATATGAATGGCTCCCGATTTCATGTGGTAAATGTAATGGGATAGGTCATTCTCAGGAGCAATGTAAGGTTGATCTGAGGAAGGATATTCCGAGGAAGGTGTGGAAGCTAGTGGCTCAGAAACCTGTGGCCAAAAAGCCTGTCATGCCCCAACCTATGGTTGTGCCTGCTGTTCAGCACCCAGTAGCTAGACCACCTGTTGGAGGCAAGGATAAAGGGAAGACTGCAGTGAGGGTACCTGTTATGAGCCCTGTCTTTACTCCTGTCATGCCTCAGGTGAAGAAGGCTACTTTCCCTACTCCTGCTAGAATCTTATCTAGGTTTGCTAGGAATGGCCCGGATGAGCCTAGTACTTCTAAGGGTCCTAGTTTCACTTTTATGGATGCCTTAAATTCTGCTATACAGATGTCTATGAGAAAATCGGATGGGAAGGGGACT AATAATGTTGGGTTGTTTGGTCTTCTTGAGACGAGGGTTAAATGTAGTAATTGGAataaagttcataataatatttgtAAGGAGTGGTCTATTTTCACTAATAATTCTTGTCATAGAGGAGGTAGGATATGGTTGCTGTGGAATCCTAATCTGTTTACTGTGAATGTGATTGAGACTACTCCTCAAACCATATTTGCTGAAGTTATGGATAATGTTAGTGGTGGTAAGTTTAATGCCACTCTTGTGTATGGTTTTAATAAACTTGTGGAGAGAGGTGCTTTATGGGCAGCATTGCTGAGATATGCTCAGAGGGGTCCTAAGCCTTGGATTGTCTTGGGTGATCTTAACAAT GAAACTAGTCATTCTTGTGGCCTTCAAACTGTGAAAACCATTGGAGCTTTCTTTAGTTGGAATAATAAGCAAGAGGTGGGTTCCAGGGTATTTAGCAGGATTGATAGGGTTATGGGGAATGTTGATTGGTGTTTGGAGTATGATGATTGTCTGGCTAACTTCTTGCTTGAGGAGCTATATGATCATTCACCCTGTATCATTAGTCTGAAGGAACAGATGAGGAAGAAGCCTAGAccatttaaatattttaatatgtggtctTTGGATGAGCAGTTTAAGGAGGTTGTGGCATAG